One segment of Bacillus alkalisoli DNA contains the following:
- the xseA gene encoding exodeoxyribonuclease VII large subunit encodes MSEKKYLTITALTKYIKRKFDVDPHMQDVWLKGEISNFKWHSRGHMYFTLKDKNARILAVMFAGNNRNLGFTPEEGMNVLVRGEISVYESSGNYQIYIKEMQPDGIGSLFLAYEELKKKLASEGLFDAQHKKPIPKFPKGIAVITSPTGAAIRDIITTLRRRYPIAKVTVIPALVQGVHAAPSIAKAIATANTLENIDVIIVGRGGGSIEELWAFNEEQVAREIFKSNVPIISAVGHETDFTIADFVADLRAPTPTAAAELAVPHIIELAERLSDRERRLHRSVHNVISGYKERLVRIQKSYAFRYPQNLYVQKEQELDRLMDSLETASKRLLEQKRMKLEQLSALVIRNHPKKQWEIEKNNLERQVKLLQTGMNQSLLKKQWEFQSALSKLEMLSPLNIMKRGYNISYNENGELIKSTTQTEVGKSIQVHVQDGKLDCTVKNIIIDKKMEG; translated from the coding sequence ATGTCAGAAAAAAAGTATTTAACTATAACGGCCTTAACAAAGTATATAAAACGGAAGTTTGATGTCGATCCACATATGCAAGATGTATGGCTTAAAGGAGAAATATCCAACTTCAAGTGGCATAGTCGTGGCCATATGTATTTCACGCTCAAAGATAAAAATGCGAGAATATTAGCTGTCATGTTTGCAGGAAACAACCGCAATCTAGGGTTCACTCCAGAAGAAGGAATGAATGTTTTAGTTCGTGGCGAAATTTCTGTCTATGAAAGCAGTGGCAACTATCAAATATACATAAAAGAAATGCAACCAGATGGTATCGGTAGCTTATTTTTAGCTTATGAAGAGCTAAAAAAGAAATTGGCTTCAGAAGGTCTTTTTGACGCGCAACATAAAAAGCCTATTCCGAAATTTCCAAAAGGAATAGCAGTCATTACTTCTCCAACTGGTGCGGCAATTAGAGATATCATTACAACTCTAAGAAGAAGGTATCCTATCGCAAAAGTAACGGTCATTCCTGCACTTGTTCAAGGGGTACATGCTGCTCCTTCTATTGCGAAAGCGATTGCAACAGCTAATACATTAGAAAACATCGACGTGATCATTGTTGGTCGAGGCGGTGGTTCCATTGAAGAGCTTTGGGCTTTTAATGAGGAACAAGTAGCTCGAGAAATATTTAAATCAAATGTACCCATAATTTCTGCAGTAGGGCACGAAACAGATTTTACAATAGCAGATTTTGTTGCAGACTTACGTGCTCCAACTCCAACTGCTGCAGCAGAGCTTGCTGTCCCACACATAATTGAATTAGCAGAGCGCCTCTCTGATAGAGAAAGAAGATTACATCGTTCTGTTCATAATGTGATTTCAGGTTATAAAGAAAGATTAGTTCGAATTCAAAAGTCGTACGCGTTCCGCTATCCACAAAATTTATATGTACAAAAAGAACAAGAATTAGATCGTCTTATGGATAGCTTAGAGACTGCAAGTAAACGTTTGTTAGAGCAAAAAAGAATGAAGCTAGAACAACTTTCCGCCCTAGTTATTAGAAATCATCCGAAGAAGCAGTGGGAGATAGAAAAGAATAACTTAGAAAGACAAGTAAAGCTTTTACAAACAGGGATGAATCAATCACTTTTGAAAAAACAATGGGAATTTCAATCTGCTCTTTCTAAATTAGAAATGTTAAGTCCTTTAAATATAATGAAAAGGGGATACAACATTTCATATAACGAAAACGGCGAGTTAATAAAGTCTACTACACAAACAGAGGTTGGAAAGTCCATACAAGTGCATGTGCAAGATGGAAAGTTAGACTGTACAGTTAAGAATATAATAATAGATAAAAAAATGGAGGGTTAA
- a CDS encoding exodeoxyribonuclease VII small subunit, which yields MADKKEVTFENAMKELEVIVEQLEKGDVPLEEAISFYKEGMKLSKLCHEKLQNVEQQMRQILRENGELEPFDVQEEE from the coding sequence ATGGCGGACAAAAAAGAAGTAACATTTGAAAACGCGATGAAAGAATTAGAAGTTATAGTAGAACAGTTAGAAAAAGGTGATGTTCCATTAGAAGAAGCTATTTCTTTTTATAAAGAAGGGATGAAACTTTCAAAGTTGTGTCATGAAAAATTACAAAACGTGGAACAACAAATGAGACAAATTTTAAGAGAAAATGGTGAATTAGAGCCGTTCGATGTACAGGAGGAAGAATGA
- a CDS encoding polyprenyl synthetase family protein — protein MYRRKNDLSQLALAPYMKERKEKIEQHLIQYINKLNAPKTLIESMNYSLDAGGKRLRPILVLATLSSFGKDEEIGLPVACAVEMIHTYSLIHDDLPCMDDDDFRRGKLTNHKVFGEAKAVLAGDGLQTYSFQILKDLLQYNVHPETIIDLTYELAKAAGPEGMVGGQVADMQGEGKQLTLEQLEYIHKNKTGRLLQFSIMSGAMLANATSEEVKKLREFSYHIGIAFQIRDDILDIEGEQEKIGKPVGSDTTNNKVTYPSLLTMKGAKDKLAEHIDKAKTILNELPLKENLLHDLCDLIASRDH, from the coding sequence ATGTACAGGAGGAAGAATGATTTGTCACAACTTGCATTAGCACCGTACATGAAGGAAAGAAAAGAAAAAATCGAGCAACATTTGATTCAATATATTAATAAATTAAACGCACCAAAAACATTAATAGAATCGATGAATTACTCTTTAGATGCAGGTGGCAAAAGGCTGCGCCCCATTCTTGTGTTAGCAACATTAAGCTCCTTTGGAAAAGATGAGGAAATAGGTTTACCAGTTGCTTGCGCTGTTGAAATGATTCATACATACTCGCTTATTCACGATGATTTGCCGTGCATGGATGATGATGATTTTAGAAGAGGCAAACTGACGAATCATAAAGTTTTTGGCGAAGCGAAGGCTGTATTAGCTGGCGATGGATTACAAACATACAGTTTTCAAATTTTGAAGGACTTATTACAATATAACGTACATCCAGAAACTATCATTGATCTTACATATGAGCTAGCAAAAGCTGCAGGTCCAGAAGGAATGGTTGGCGGTCAAGTAGCTGATATGCAAGGAGAAGGTAAACAATTAACATTAGAACAACTAGAGTATATTCATAAAAATAAAACGGGTAGACTATTACAATTTAGTATTATGTCAGGAGCTATGCTAGCGAATGCAACTAGTGAAGAAGTGAAAAAATTAAGAGAGTTCTCTTATCATATAGGGATTGCCTTCCAAATTAGGGATGATATTTTAGATATTGAAGGAGAACAGGAGAAGATTGGAAAACCAGTGGGCTCTGATACGACTAACAATAAAGTTACGTATCCTTCTCTTTTAACGATGAAAGGTGCAAAAGATAAATTAGCAGAACATATAGACAAAGCAAAAACAATCCTAAATGAACTACCACTAAAAGAAAACCTACTCCATGACTTATGCGACCTAATTGCTTCAAGAGATCATTAA
- the dxs gene encoding 1-deoxy-D-xylulose-5-phosphate synthase, translating to MDLTKIKNPKFLKKLEGEELEVLSEEIRKFLIENLSKTGGHIGPNLGVVELTVALHKVFDSPKDKFLWDVGHQSYVHKILTGRAGQFGTLRQYKGLCGFPKMNESEHDVWETGHSSTSLSAAMGMVAARDAKGTDEYVVPIIGDGALTGGMALEALNHIGHEKKNMIVILNDNEMSIAPNVGALHNVLGRMRTAGKYNWVKDELEMLLKKIPAVGGKLAATAERIKDSVKYLLVSGMFFEEMGFTYLGPIDGHNIEDLIENLKYAKKTEGPVIIHVVTKKGKGFMPAESDKIGTWHGTGPYKIETGDLIKPVGAPPAWSSVISETVRKMAREDNRIVAVTPAMPVGSKLEGFASEFPERMYDVGIAEQHATTMAAGIATQGMKPFLAIYSTFLQRAYDQVVHDVCRQNLNVFIGIDRSGLVGEDGETHQGVFDIAFLRHLPNIVLMMPKDENEGQHMVYTSLKYDAGPIALRYPRGNGLGVPMEEELKQIPIGSWEVLKEGQDAAILTFGTTIPMALEAAEKLEQEENISVKVINARFIKPMDEAMLHDLFKAGMPIVTIEEAVLQGGFGSAVLEFANEEGYMVPVRRMGIPDRFIEHGSVKELLNEIGLTTEEVVNNVKKIARRKQKRA from the coding sequence TTGGATCTTACAAAAATTAAAAACCCAAAGTTTTTAAAAAAGCTTGAAGGTGAAGAATTAGAAGTACTAAGTGAAGAAATTCGTAAGTTTTTAATAGAAAATTTATCGAAAACGGGCGGACATATCGGCCCGAATCTTGGCGTTGTTGAATTAACAGTTGCACTACATAAAGTATTTGATAGCCCAAAAGATAAATTTTTATGGGACGTAGGTCATCAGTCGTATGTGCATAAAATTTTAACTGGACGTGCTGGACAGTTTGGAACATTAAGACAATACAAAGGGTTATGCGGATTTCCTAAAATGAATGAAAGTGAACATGATGTTTGGGAAACGGGTCACTCTTCTACATCCTTATCGGCTGCAATGGGTATGGTAGCAGCAAGAGACGCAAAAGGTACGGACGAATATGTTGTGCCTATTATAGGTGATGGTGCTTTAACAGGTGGTATGGCGCTAGAAGCACTAAATCATATTGGCCATGAGAAAAAGAACATGATTGTTATTTTAAATGACAATGAAATGTCAATTGCTCCCAATGTTGGAGCGCTGCACAATGTACTTGGTCGCATGAGAACTGCTGGTAAGTATAATTGGGTTAAAGACGAACTTGAAATGCTATTGAAAAAAATCCCTGCAGTAGGTGGAAAACTTGCTGCAACAGCGGAAAGAATAAAAGATAGTGTTAAATACTTACTAGTGAGTGGTATGTTTTTTGAAGAAATGGGCTTTACTTACTTAGGGCCAATTGATGGACATAATATCGAGGACTTAATTGAAAACTTAAAATATGCGAAGAAAACAGAAGGACCAGTTATTATTCATGTTGTTACGAAAAAAGGAAAAGGTTTTATGCCAGCAGAATCGGATAAAATTGGAACATGGCACGGAACTGGACCTTACAAGATTGAAACGGGTGATTTAATTAAACCTGTAGGGGCACCTCCTGCATGGAGTAGTGTCATTAGTGAAACCGTTCGAAAAATGGCACGTGAAGATAACCGTATTGTTGCAGTAACTCCTGCAATGCCGGTTGGTTCTAAGTTAGAAGGATTTGCTAGTGAGTTCCCGGAACGTATGTATGATGTAGGGATTGCAGAGCAACATGCAACTACAATGGCAGCAGGAATTGCAACACAAGGAATGAAGCCGTTTTTAGCTATTTATTCTACGTTCTTACAACGCGCTTATGATCAAGTAGTTCATGATGTTTGTCGTCAAAATCTTAATGTGTTTATCGGTATAGACCGGTCTGGCCTTGTTGGAGAAGACGGAGAAACACATCAAGGTGTTTTCGATATCGCATTTTTACGTCATCTACCAAACATCGTATTAATGATGCCGAAGGATGAAAATGAAGGACAACATATGGTTTACACATCACTTAAATATGATGCTGGTCCAATTGCTCTTCGTTATCCGCGTGGAAATGGTTTAGGAGTTCCGATGGAAGAAGAATTAAAACAAATCCCGATTGGTTCATGGGAAGTTTTAAAAGAAGGACAAGACGCTGCTATTTTAACGTTCGGTACCACGATTCCGATGGCATTAGAAGCTGCAGAGAAGCTTGAACAAGAAGAAAATATTTCTGTAAAAGTAATCAACGCTAGATTCATTAAACCGATGGATGAAGCGATGTTACATGATTTATTCAAAGCGGGAATGCCGATAGTTACAATTGAAGAAGCTGTTTTACAAGGTGGCTTCGGAAGTGCGGTCCTCGAGTTTGCGAACGAAGAAGGATATATGGTTCCTGTTCGACGAATGGGAATACCTGACCGTTTTATTGAACATGGAAGTGTAAAAGAATTATTAAATGAAATAGGCTTAACAACAGAAGAAGTTGTTAACAACGTGAAAAAAATAGCAAGAAGAAAGCAAAAAAGGGCTTAA
- a CDS encoding TlyA family RNA methyltransferase — MAKKERLDILLVEQGLAETREKAKRSIMAGLVYANEERLDKPGEKIPVDTVLTVKGNVLPYVSRGGLKLEKALKIFDLNIQDKIMLDIGSSTGGFTDCALQNGVKMSYALDVGYNQLAWKLRQDERVEVMERTNFRYVTPADLQKGLPEFATIDVSFISLKLILPVLKTLLVANSDVVALVKPQFEAGREQVGKKGIVRDKKVHESVLDKIISFSLNEGYDVQDMSYSPITGGDGNIEFLLHIHWNGQAEPGTVNCNKTVEQIVQEAHVELNAVKKGE, encoded by the coding sequence ATGGCGAAAAAAGAAAGATTAGATATTTTACTTGTAGAGCAAGGATTAGCAGAAACCCGTGAAAAGGCGAAGCGATCCATTATGGCTGGCCTTGTTTATGCAAACGAAGAAAGATTAGACAAGCCAGGGGAAAAAATTCCAGTTGATACCGTCTTAACAGTAAAAGGAAATGTTTTGCCATACGTAAGTAGAGGTGGCTTGAAATTAGAGAAAGCCCTTAAAATTTTCGACCTAAACATTCAAGATAAAATAATGTTAGATATCGGATCCTCTACAGGTGGTTTTACGGATTGTGCCCTTCAAAATGGAGTGAAGATGAGCTATGCTCTTGATGTTGGGTATAATCAACTTGCTTGGAAGTTAAGACAAGACGAACGAGTAGAAGTAATGGAGAGAACAAATTTCCGCTACGTTACTCCTGCTGACTTACAAAAAGGCTTACCTGAATTTGCAACGATTGATGTTTCCTTTATCTCGTTAAAACTTATTTTGCCTGTACTAAAAACATTACTAGTGGCTAACAGTGATGTGGTAGCTCTTGTAAAACCTCAGTTTGAAGCTGGCAGAGAGCAAGTCGGAAAAAAAGGAATTGTACGGGATAAAAAAGTTCATGAATCTGTTTTAGATAAGATTATCTCGTTTAGTTTAAACGAAGGATATGACGTTCAAGACATGTCATATTCTCCAATTACTGGAGGAGACGGTAATATTGAGTTTTTACTTCATATACATTGGAATGGACAAGCAGAACCTGGGACTGTAAATTGTAATAAAACGGTAGAGCAAATTGTGCAAGAAGCACATGTTGAATTGAATGCAGTAAAAAAAGGGGAATAA
- the ahrC gene encoding transcriptional regulator AhrC/ArgR, with product MNKGQRHIKIRELITNEEIETQDDLVDCLKELGFNVTQATVSRDIKELHLVKVPMQDGRYKYSLPADHRFNPLLKLKRALVDAFVKIDVAGHMVVMKTMPGNANAIGVLIDHLDWDEILGTICGDDTCLIICRTPEEATELADRVVNML from the coding sequence GTGAATAAAGGTCAAAGGCATATAAAAATTAGAGAGTTAATTACGAATGAAGAAATAGAAACACAAGACGATCTTGTTGACTGTTTAAAAGAATTAGGCTTTAATGTTACGCAAGCGACGGTGTCAAGAGATATAAAAGAATTACACCTTGTCAAAGTGCCAATGCAGGATGGGCGTTATAAATACAGTTTACCTGCTGATCATCGCTTTAACCCTTTATTAAAACTAAAGCGCGCTCTAGTTGATGCGTTTGTAAAAATTGATGTAGCAGGTCATATGGTCGTGATGAAAACAATGCCTGGTAATGCCAATGCGATAGGTGTTTTAATTGACCATTTAGATTGGGATGAAATCTTAGGCACTATTTGTGGTGATGATACATGTTTAATTATTTGTCGTACACCCGAAGAAGCTACCGAGTTAGCGGATAGAGTAGTGAACATGTTGTAA